Genomic segment of Malus domestica chromosome 15, GDT2T_hap1:
TGCCCTTCATGGAAAAAGATTTGAGACAGTAAGTTATGCTATTATTTTATAAACCCTTCACATGGTTTTACTTTAAAATATCCTAGGCAAAGAGGACAGCTCATATTCTAATACTCAAAGTGATTCCAAGATAAGTATCGTCAAAGCACCAACGAAATACTTATCAAGTATGAACAAGACTCGCTTATATGATCGTGCCATAAAGTATTGACTCATTGTTACTGAACTACATATAAACACGAGATTACAATGGACTACGTGAAAACTAAGGTATGTAAAGAGAGAACTATCTACCCTTAATGAATCAGAGAATTTTCGTCTCTTCTCTTTCCGTTCTAGACTACCACAGAACAAGATCTAGCACTAGCACCAAATATCTCTTCCAAGCTTAAGCAAATGCTGTTTACTATGAGAAAAAATTACCAAGAGAATAAAAACCTCGAAAAGATAGACTGCTTTAGTTGTAACATACCTTCGCATTAGATTGGTTGAAGTATAACCCTTTCATCTGCTCTTTCTCAAACATGAATCCTGTAGGAGGCTTTTCTTTTCCATTCCCATGAATCAAAAACTTTGATCCTTGCATAAATTGTTCTGCGGAACCAAGCTGCAATACAGATTTCCTTCTTGAGAACACGAAATCAGAAAGAATTAAGAAATGAATCTGTTTAAGTGAACTGCACCCCCAACACGAAATTTAGAAGCAAATACCTCCTGGAATGGGTAAATGAAAAGATTGAAATgaacaaataatttatttaacCCATGAGAAAGAGGCAAGCTTGCTACTGAAGGATAGAGTGGCAACATGCCAGTAAGGCGAAGAAAATGGCTTCCTTGAAAAGGAAAATAGTTTTTTCCCAAGTTACTTCAATAACCTTCATCACTCATAGGAATGTAAAGATAATTTTTCTAGAACAAAGGTGAAAGGATGCAAACATCCTCTTCAGTGTGTGAGGCTCCACATTTATACAGAGCATGTGTAACCGTTGGGTCTGATTGACATTCTGACAGCCTAATGTGTTATTACGTCTAACAAGACAACATTATCATATATGTATTTACAATTTAACACAGACACCACACGTAACAGATTCACTAGAAGCTCGttaattcaattcaaatttttatgcAAGTAAGTTTTCTGATGGATTCAATAATTCTCAACAATATAACGTTCAATGCACATGATGGGACGAAATAGTTGCGACAGCTTggaattttgtgaaaaatggaAATATGTGGTGTTTTTGAGAAGTATTCGGGGCATATGCAGAATCGTTATAATTTTCAGGCATGCACAACAAAAGCTTAACTGATCTTAGCCTGAACTGGTTTATATTTAACTATTTTACCTCTGCAGCAAACACATCAAAAGGTCTCTGCCCATCAGACACCATAGTAGCACAGATGAAAACTGCTTTTGAAATTTTCTGCGAGAAGTGCTCCATTGCATAAGATACGCAGGCACCCCCACTACTGTGACCAACTAAGATGACCTGGACAAAAGTAAAATGCATTGAAGATTTGACAATATATTACATGCTTAGAGTGACAGAATGAATAACATATCAGCTTGTACCTTTTCATCCTCTGGAAGATTTTGTAGATAGTCAATCAATGGCTTTGAATACTCTTCCAGTGTAGTTATAGAGTTCGTATCTGCGAGATCAATACCAGAACCCTTGAGATCAAAGGTGATTGGAAGCAATCCTGCTTCCTCTAGTAAAGCAATTGTTTTGTACCAACACCATGCCCCAAATCCTTCTCCATGTACAAGAATAAACTTTTTTGATGTAAGCTTCTCCAAAAATTCCGGTCCCTGTAAAATATAATGAAATCGGTAATCATGCCAACAATTCAAGGGAGGATGAACATGAATTGGTGCATTACCACATCCCTGGTGGTAACCAATTGCTATGGTAAAAGTTTCTTGACTGTATAAAATAGAAAAGGAAGCAGACTAGAAACCAAAAGAAACGAACAGCAGGAAGGCAAAAGTTTTATGGACGTTGAGAGTTGTTAAAAAACCATGTTATGCATTATTGTGTTCTAGAAGAAGACAAGTGTGCAttaatggattatcttacccgGTGCTAATTTTGAAACCCACTAACCAAAACATAAACAGTTATGACATAAGTTAAAGACCAGATGATGTCAAGGTtatcaaaaatttcaaatacaatCTATTCTCAGTGTTCAATAAGTACACGTTCAGACAAAACCTAAATTACATCATACAGAGGACACAAAACTTATAAAAAGATGCCTCCAGAATCTTGCTTAACGACGTTCCCGGGACATACAGCCAAATCTTTTAGGACAGCTTCAATCCAAATAT
This window contains:
- the LOC103416310 gene encoding putative methylesterase 14, chloroplastic, which gives rise to MGNRFICMLKKDTKETGSRSKRMSRSQRKPAAEEDLLHRQALSRVLHQHQMSQRFDGSMSRRVGGSTSSRRLALSDPLSNGKQGPEFLEKLTSKKFILVHGEGFGAWCWYKTIALLEEAGLLPITFDLKGSGIDLADTNSITTLEEYSKPLIDYLQNLPEDEKVILVGHSSGGACVSYAMEHFSQKISKAVFICATMVSDGQRPFDVFAAELGSAEQFMQGSKFLIHGNGKEKPPTGFMFEKEQMKGLYFNQSNAKDVALAMVSMRPIPLGPIMEKLSLTPENYGSSRRFFIQTLDDRALSPDVQEKLVSENPPEGVYKIKGSDHCPFFSKPQSLHKMLLEIAQIP